From Coffea arabica cultivar ET-39 chromosome 2e, Coffea Arabica ET-39 HiFi, whole genome shotgun sequence, the proteins below share one genomic window:
- the LOC113731627 gene encoding ABC transporter G family member 1-like, producing the protein MASNNCTTPPPDDNHEPSHSVLEIENPSPSEVKTSFREMQNQGEGNHGLTDQTHSSRRGVFLTWKDLWVTVSNGKKGSRCILQGLTGYARPGELLAIMGPSGCGKSTLLDALAGRLDSNTGQSGDILINGRRQALAYGTSAYVTQDDALIATLTVIEAVYYSAQLQLPNSMPKSEKKERAEMTIREMGLQDAMNTRVGGWGQKGLSGGQKRRLSICIEILTRPKLLFLDEPTSGLDSAASYYVMSRIARQRAGKTILASIHQPSAEVFSLFQNVCLLSSGRTIYFGPTNAANGFFASNGFPCPTLQNPSDHFLKTINTDFDEDIEEGSTGKMRTEEVISILIESYKSSINYQEVQRQVDEICSNNGEELEKRRDNANFISQCSVLTRRSSVNMFRDLGYYWMRLVVYTVMALGIGTIYYDVGSGKSYNSIQARGSMLMFVASFLTFMAIGGFPSFVEEMKVFQRERLNGHYDSSAFVIGNIVSALPYLLLVSLIPGSIAYYLAGLEKGVGPGEGFEHFIYFCTILFVSMMLVESLMMIVASVVPNFLMGIIVGAGIQGLMILSGGFFRYPTDLPAPFWKYPLYYIAFHKYAYQGLYKSEFEGRTFYRPGENLPTLSGESILRNTWQVEMTYSKWVDVAILFGMVVVYRSLFWLIVKVGEKVRPVLRALTSVQPQKARQVMSANDPAELLQ; encoded by the exons ATGGCTTCCAATAATTGCACCACCCCACCTCCAGATGACAACCATGAGCCGAGTCATAGTGTTTTAGAAATCGAAAACCCATCCCCATCAGAAGTTAAGACGAGTTTTAGGGAAATGCAAAACCAAGGAGAAGGAAATCACGGCCTTACAGACCAAACCCATTCCAGCAGGAGAGGGGTTTTTCTGACTTGGAAGGACTTATGGGTCACGGTCTCCAATGGGAAAAAAGGTAGCAGGTGCATCCTTCAAGGGCTGACGGGCTATGCCCGTCCCGGTGAACTTTTAGCCATTATGGGTCCTTCTGGCTGCGGCAAATCAACACTTCTTGATGCATTAGCAG GAAGGCTGGACTCGAACACAGGGCAGAGTGGTGATATCTTGATCAATGGTCGTAGACAAGCACTGGCCTACGGAACTTCT GCCTATGTGACTCAAGATGACGCATTGATTGCCACCTTAACTGTAATAGAGGCTGTGTACTATTCTGCTCAACTTCAGCTGCCAAATTCCATGCCCAAGTcggagaaaaaagagagagctgAAATGACCATAAGAGAGATGGGGTTGCAAGATGCAATGAACACGAGAGTCGGAGGATGGGGGCAAAAGGGACTTAGCGGTGGACAAAAGAGGAGACTCAGCATTTGCATCGAGATCCTGACTCGCCCAAAGCTTCTCTTCCTTGATGAACCAACGAGCGGACTTGACAGTGCCGCTTCATATTACGTTATGAGCAGAATTGCAAGACAGCGGGCAGGAAAGACCATTTTAGCATCCATTCATCAGCCGAGTGCTGAAGTTTTCAGCCTATTTCAGAACGTCTGTCTATTGTCTTCGGGGAGAACTATATATTTTGGCCCAACGAATGCAGCCAATGGG TTTTTTGCATCGAATGGTTTTCCCTGCCCAACTCTCCAAAATCCATCTGATCACTTCCTGAAGACTATAAACACCGACTTTGATGAG GATATCGAAGAGGGCTCAACTGGAAAGATGCGAACGGAGGAAGTCATCAGCATTCTTATTGAGTCCTATAAATCATCCATTAACTACCAAGAAGTTCAGAGGCAGGTTGATGAAATATGCAGTAAT AATGGGGAAGAACTAGAGAAAAGGAGAGACAATGCCAACTTCATCAGTCAATGCAGCGTTCTGACAAGAAGATCATCCGTAAACATGTTTAGAGATCTTGGATATTACTGGATGCGCCTGGTAGTCTACACCGTAATGGCTCTTGGGATCGGAACCATCTATTACGATGTTGGCAGCGGCAAAAGCTATAATTCCATTCAG GCAAGAGGTTCAATGCTCATGTTTGTGGCTTCATTCCTAACTTTCATGGCTATAGGTGGATTCCCTTCATTCGTAGAGGAAATGAAG GTGTTTCAACGAGAAAGATTGAATGGCCACTATGATTCGAGTGCTTTTGTTATTGGCAACATTGTGTCTGCACTGCCATACTTGCTACTAGTTTCGCTGATTCCAGGATCGATCGCTTATTATCTTGCTGGACTTGAGAAAGGAGTTGGACCTGGAGAAGGATTtgaacattttatttatttctgtaCCATTCTCTTCGTTTCCATGATGTTGGTTGAGAGCCTGATGATGATTGTTGCAAGCGTTGTCCCTAATTTCCTCATGGGAATCATAGTTGGTGCCGGAATCCAAGGCCTGATGATTCTAAGCGGCGGGTTCTTCCGCTATCCAACCGATTTGCCAGCACCATTCTGGAAATACCCACTCTACTACATTGCCTTCCACAAGTATGCATATCAAGGTCTATACAAGAGTGAGTTCGAAGGCCGAACCTTTTACCGTCCTGGGGAAAACCTTCCAACGCTCAGCGGTGAAAGCATCTTGCGAAATACTTGGCAAGTTGAAATGACGTACTCCAAGTGGGTGGACGTTGCCATTTTGTTTGGAATGGTTGTTGTATATCGCTCGCTCTTCTGGCTTATTGTCAAGGTTGGTGAAAAGGTTAGGCCTGTTTTAAGAGCATTGACGTCTGTTCAACCACAGAAGGCCAGGCAAGTAATGTCAGCAAATGATCCGGCGGAGCTTCTACAGTGA
- the LOC113731628 gene encoding ABC transporter G family member 1 isoform X2 encodes MASPNLASPSPLSYDDYADVLMNSPHPTVSEIKIPLEVDGDHEDGKENAGPDYCKSNSNSKGVFLTWDDLWVSVPNGKKGCKAILQGLTGYARPGRLDSKSKQRGEILVNGRMQQLAYGTSAYVTQDNILTWTLTTREAVYYSAQLQLPNTMSKAEKIDRADRTIREMGLQSCIDTRIGGWGSKGLSGGQKRRVSICIEMLTRPKLLFLDEPTSGLDSAASYYVMNRIVELAKEYGMTVIASMHQPSTEVCNLLDNLCLLSLGRTIYFGPSFAASQFFARNGFSCPGLQNPADHYIRMINTDFDEDIESAAEGKTTTREVIDKLVDSYTSSDIYNLILSVVAQINGQQLRVMAKKRRRASFFMQCLVLTERSFVNMYRDLGYYWLRLAIYITLAFGLGTVFYNVGNSYNSINARASMLMFVASLLTLLSIGGFPSFVEEIKVFQRERLNGHYGVAAFVISNTVSSVLFLFLIAVIPGVIAYYLVGLHRGTERFLYFTMVLFASIVLVEGLMMIVASLVPNFLMGLIIGAGTQGVMMLSGGFFRLPDDLPKIFWKYPIYYISFHRYAYQGLYKNEFEGLKFPSNELMTGGSSPIDGETILRDTWQVERGYSKWIDLAILFLMVIIYRLLFFGIIKVRESIKPLVKRFHLGLSYKKE; translated from the exons ATGGCTTCTCCAAATCTCGCCTCCCCATCTCCTCTTAGCTACGACGACTATGCTGATGTGCTGATGAATTCGCCACATCCTACTGTTTCAGAAATCAAGATTCCATTAGAGGTGGATGGAGATCATGAAGATGGAAAGGAAAATGCTGGTCCAGATTACTGTAAATCTAACTCAAACAGCAAAGGCGTGTTTTTAACGTGGGACGACTTGTGGGTTAGTGTTCCTAATGGTAAGAAGGGGTGTAAAGCGATCCTTCAAGGGCTCACGGGCTATGCACGTCCAG GAAGGCTTGATTCAAAATCAAAGCAAAGGGGGGAAATTTTAGTTAACGGCCGAATGCAACAGCTAGCTTATGGAACGTCG gcTTATGTGACTCAAGACAATATCCTGACATGGACTTTAACCACAAGAGAAGCTGTATACTACTCCGCCCAGCTCCAACTGCCTAACACTATGTCAAAGGCAGAGAAAATAGACAGAGCAGACAGGACGATCAGGGAAATGGGATTGCAGAGTTGTATTGACACCAGAATTGGAGGCTGGGGAAGCAAAGGTCTCAGCGGTGGACAGAAAAGGAGAGTAAGCATTTGCATTGAAATGTTGACGCGACCGAAGCTTCTTTTCCTGGATGAGCCGACAAGTGGACTCGATAGCGCTGCTTCATACTATGTCATGAATCGAATTGTTGAACTTGCCAAGGAATATGGGATGACAGTAATAGCATCAATGCATCAGCCTAGTACAGAAGTCTGCAATCTGCTTGACAACCTTTGTCTCCTTTCCTTGGGTAGGACCATATACTTTGGACCTTCCTTTGCAGCAAGTCAG TTTTTTGCAAGGAATGGTTTCTCTTGCCCTGGTCTACAAAATCCGGCAGATCACTATATAAGAATGATAAACACAGATTTCGATGAG GACATTGAATCAgctgctgaaggaaagacaacCACAAGGGAGGTGATCGATAAGCTTGTCGATTCTTACACATCATCTGATATATATAACCTGATCCTGAGTGTAGTAGCACAGATAAATGGACAA CAACTTCGAGTGATGGCGAAGAAGAGGAGACGTGCTAGCTTCTTTATGCAGTGCCTTGTCCTGACAGAGAGGTCATTTGTGAATATGTACCGTGACCTAGGCTACTACTGGCTACGTCTTGCTATATACATCACTTTAGCTTTTGGCTTAGGTACCGTCTTCTACAATGTTGGAAACAGTTACAACTCCATTAAT GCAAGAGCCTCAATGCTCATGTTTGTAGCATCATTATTGACTCTCTTGAGTATTGGAGGTTTCCCATCATTTGTGGAGGAAATAAAG GTTTTTCAACGAGAAAGATTGAATGGGCACTACGGGGTTGCAGCATTTGTTATTAGCAACACAGTTTCATCAGTTCTCTTCCTGTTCCTCATAGCTGTCATTCCCGGAGTGATTGCTTATTATCTGGTAGGACTGCACCGGGGAACTGAAAGATTTCTCTACTTCACTATGGTACTCTTTGCTTCTATTGTGTTGGTTGAAGGCCTCATGATGATTGTAGCAAGTTTGGTACCAAATTTCCTAATGGGATTGATCATTGGGGCTGGTACTCAAGGTGTAATGATGCTGAGTGGCGGTTTCTTTCGTTTACCAGATGATttgccaaaaatattttggaaatATCCAATCTACTACATTTCCTTCCATAGGTATGCATATCAAGGCCTATACAAGAACGAGTTTGAAGGGCTGAAATTTCCCAGTAATGAGTTGATGACGGGTGGATCTTCTCCGATTGATGGTGAAACAATTTTGAGAGATACATGGCAAGTTGAGAGGGGCTACTCCAAGTGGATTGATCTGGCAATCTTGTTTCTAATGGTGATCATATACAGGCTCTTATTCTTCGGGATAATCAAAGTAAGAGAAAGCATTAAACCTCTGGTCAAACGTTTTCACCTGGGGCTTTCGTATAAGAAAGAATGA
- the LOC113731628 gene encoding ABC transporter G family member 1 isoform X1, with amino-acid sequence MASPNLASPSPLSYDDYADVLMNSPHPTVSEIKIPLEVDGDHEDGKENAGPDYCKSNSNSKGVFLTWDDLWVSVPNGKKGCKAILQGLTGYARPGELLAIMGPSGCGKSTLLDALAGRLDSKSKQRGEILVNGRMQQLAYGTSAYVTQDNILTWTLTTREAVYYSAQLQLPNTMSKAEKIDRADRTIREMGLQSCIDTRIGGWGSKGLSGGQKRRVSICIEMLTRPKLLFLDEPTSGLDSAASYYVMNRIVELAKEYGMTVIASMHQPSTEVCNLLDNLCLLSLGRTIYFGPSFAASQFFARNGFSCPGLQNPADHYIRMINTDFDEDIESAAEGKTTTREVIDKLVDSYTSSDIYNLILSVVAQINGQQLRVMAKKRRRASFFMQCLVLTERSFVNMYRDLGYYWLRLAIYITLAFGLGTVFYNVGNSYNSINARASMLMFVASLLTLLSIGGFPSFVEEIKVFQRERLNGHYGVAAFVISNTVSSVLFLFLIAVIPGVIAYYLVGLHRGTERFLYFTMVLFASIVLVEGLMMIVASLVPNFLMGLIIGAGTQGVMMLSGGFFRLPDDLPKIFWKYPIYYISFHRYAYQGLYKNEFEGLKFPSNELMTGGSSPIDGETILRDTWQVERGYSKWIDLAILFLMVIIYRLLFFGIIKVRESIKPLVKRFHLGLSYKKE; translated from the exons ATGGCTTCTCCAAATCTCGCCTCCCCATCTCCTCTTAGCTACGACGACTATGCTGATGTGCTGATGAATTCGCCACATCCTACTGTTTCAGAAATCAAGATTCCATTAGAGGTGGATGGAGATCATGAAGATGGAAAGGAAAATGCTGGTCCAGATTACTGTAAATCTAACTCAAACAGCAAAGGCGTGTTTTTAACGTGGGACGACTTGTGGGTTAGTGTTCCTAATGGTAAGAAGGGGTGTAAAGCGATCCTTCAAGGGCTCACGGGCTATGCACGTCCAGGTGAACTTTTAGCCATTATGGGTCCTTCTGGCTGTGGCAAGTCCACGCTGCTTGATGCGCTAGCAG GAAGGCTTGATTCAAAATCAAAGCAAAGGGGGGAAATTTTAGTTAACGGCCGAATGCAACAGCTAGCTTATGGAACGTCG gcTTATGTGACTCAAGACAATATCCTGACATGGACTTTAACCACAAGAGAAGCTGTATACTACTCCGCCCAGCTCCAACTGCCTAACACTATGTCAAAGGCAGAGAAAATAGACAGAGCAGACAGGACGATCAGGGAAATGGGATTGCAGAGTTGTATTGACACCAGAATTGGAGGCTGGGGAAGCAAAGGTCTCAGCGGTGGACAGAAAAGGAGAGTAAGCATTTGCATTGAAATGTTGACGCGACCGAAGCTTCTTTTCCTGGATGAGCCGACAAGTGGACTCGATAGCGCTGCTTCATACTATGTCATGAATCGAATTGTTGAACTTGCCAAGGAATATGGGATGACAGTAATAGCATCAATGCATCAGCCTAGTACAGAAGTCTGCAATCTGCTTGACAACCTTTGTCTCCTTTCCTTGGGTAGGACCATATACTTTGGACCTTCCTTTGCAGCAAGTCAG TTTTTTGCAAGGAATGGTTTCTCTTGCCCTGGTCTACAAAATCCGGCAGATCACTATATAAGAATGATAAACACAGATTTCGATGAG GACATTGAATCAgctgctgaaggaaagacaacCACAAGGGAGGTGATCGATAAGCTTGTCGATTCTTACACATCATCTGATATATATAACCTGATCCTGAGTGTAGTAGCACAGATAAATGGACAA CAACTTCGAGTGATGGCGAAGAAGAGGAGACGTGCTAGCTTCTTTATGCAGTGCCTTGTCCTGACAGAGAGGTCATTTGTGAATATGTACCGTGACCTAGGCTACTACTGGCTACGTCTTGCTATATACATCACTTTAGCTTTTGGCTTAGGTACCGTCTTCTACAATGTTGGAAACAGTTACAACTCCATTAAT GCAAGAGCCTCAATGCTCATGTTTGTAGCATCATTATTGACTCTCTTGAGTATTGGAGGTTTCCCATCATTTGTGGAGGAAATAAAG GTTTTTCAACGAGAAAGATTGAATGGGCACTACGGGGTTGCAGCATTTGTTATTAGCAACACAGTTTCATCAGTTCTCTTCCTGTTCCTCATAGCTGTCATTCCCGGAGTGATTGCTTATTATCTGGTAGGACTGCACCGGGGAACTGAAAGATTTCTCTACTTCACTATGGTACTCTTTGCTTCTATTGTGTTGGTTGAAGGCCTCATGATGATTGTAGCAAGTTTGGTACCAAATTTCCTAATGGGATTGATCATTGGGGCTGGTACTCAAGGTGTAATGATGCTGAGTGGCGGTTTCTTTCGTTTACCAGATGATttgccaaaaatattttggaaatATCCAATCTACTACATTTCCTTCCATAGGTATGCATATCAAGGCCTATACAAGAACGAGTTTGAAGGGCTGAAATTTCCCAGTAATGAGTTGATGACGGGTGGATCTTCTCCGATTGATGGTGAAACAATTTTGAGAGATACATGGCAAGTTGAGAGGGGCTACTCCAAGTGGATTGATCTGGCAATCTTGTTTCTAATGGTGATCATATACAGGCTCTTATTCTTCGGGATAATCAAAGTAAGAGAAAGCATTAAACCTCTGGTCAAACGTTTTCACCTGGGGCTTTCGTATAAGAAAGAATGA